In one Halichondria panicea chromosome 4, odHalPani1.1, whole genome shotgun sequence genomic region, the following are encoded:
- the LOC135334690 gene encoding galectin-3-binding protein-like — MGNNATEGLVEICVGGRWGTVCGTSRDNRDASIVCQQLGLETSTPMVLSINSMPLPAEVPIVFDDVQCTGDENQLADCSRATHVEGCTHNLDAGVNCTTGNGASVTQVSTLVLLIMAVGCIWSM, encoded by the exons ATGGGGAACAATGCAACAGAGGGTCTTGTGGAGATTTGTGTTGGTGGTCGATGGGGTACTGTTTGTGGCACTAGCCGGGACAACAGGGATGCAAGTATTGTGTGTCAACAACTTGGGCTGGAAACTTCAA CTCCCATGGTTCTAAGCATCAACTCGATGCCATTGCCCGCTGAAGTTCCAATAGTGTTTGACGATGTTCAGTGCACCGGAGATGAAAATCAATTGGCTGACTGTTCCCGAGCTACACATGTCGAGGGTTGCACTCACAACTTAGATGCTGGTGTGAATTGTACAACTG gaaatgGTGCTTCTGTAACACAAGTGTCCACACTTGTTCTACTGATCATGGCTGTTGGCTGCATATGGAGTATGTGA